In Leptodactylus fuscus isolate aLepFus1 unplaced genomic scaffold, aLepFus1.hap2 HAP2_SCAFFOLD_66, whole genome shotgun sequence, a single window of DNA contains:
- the PPP3R1 gene encoding calcineurin subunit B type 1: protein MGNEASYPLEMCSHFDADEIKRLGKRFKKLDLDNSGSLSVEEFMSLPELQQNPLVQRVIDIFDTDGNGEVDFKEFIEGVSQFSVKGDKEQKLRFAFRIYDMDKDGYISNGELFQVLKMMVGNNLKDTQLQQIVDKTIINADKDGDGRISFEEFCAVVGGLDIHKKMVVDV, encoded by the exons TTGATGCGGATGAGATCAAAAGACTGGGGAAAAGGTTTAAGAAACTCGATTTGGACAATTCCGGCTCTCTGAGCGTGGAGGAATTCATGTCGTTACCCGAGCTGCAGCAGAATCCTCTGGTCCAGCGAGTAATAGACATATTTGATACTGATGGGAACGGAGAGGTTGACTTTAAAG AATTCATTGAAGGAGTGTCACAGTTCAGTGTTAAAGGTGACAAAGAACAGAAACTGAGGT TCGCTTTCCGTATCTATGACATGGACAAGGACGGTTACATCTCCAATGGCGAACTCTTCCAAGTATTGAAGATGATGGTTGGAAACAATCTGAAAGACACGCAGCTGCAGCAGATAGTAGACAAAACCATTATCAATGCAGATAAAGATGGCGACGGAAGAATATCCTTTGAGGAGTTTTGTGCT GTGGTCGGAGGTTTAGATATCCACAAAAAGATGGTGGTGGACGTGTGA